A genomic stretch from Helianthus annuus cultivar XRQ/B chromosome 1, HanXRQr2.0-SUNRISE, whole genome shotgun sequence includes:
- the LOC110880640 gene encoding serine/threonine-protein kinase AFC1, which produces METQRIVEFPHRIMDKRPRKRPRLAWDVPDPVHPPPKVHPALYCRQEYVNGAVPIFSYSSIYYKGIPHNGSPPWRPDDKEGHYMFAVGENITPRYRILSKMGEGTFGQVLECLDNEKKEPVAIKIVRSINKYREAAMIEIDVLQKLARHDVGGSRCVQIRNWFDYRNHICIVFEKLGPSLYDFLRKNNYRSFPIDLVREFGRQLLESVAFMHDLRLIHTDLKPENILLVSSEYIKVPDYKFLSRSGKEGSCFKNLPKTSAIKLIDFGSTTFEHQDHSYVVSTRHYRAPEVILGLGWNYPCDLWSVGCILVELCSGEALFQTHENLEHLAMMERVLGPLPQHMIMRADRRSEKYFRRGARLDWPEGAASRESMRAVWKLPRLQNLVMQHVDHSAGALIDLLQGLLRFDPAERFTAREALRHPFFTGDIRRYGYPL; this is translated from the exons ATGGAGACGCAGAGGATCGTCGAATTTCCTCACAGAATCATGGATAAACGACCGAGAAAACGGCCTCGATTGGCCTGGGACGTGCCTGATCCTGTTCATCCTCCTCCGAAG GTACATCCAGCTTTATATTGCAGGCAGGAATACGTAAACGGCGCAGTCCCTATTTTTTCTTACTCGTCAATATACTACAAAGGGATACCTCATAATGGTTCTCCTCCATGGAGACCAGATGATAAAGAAGGGCACTATATGTTTGCAGTAGGAGAAAATATAACTCCTCGAT ATAGGATATTGAGCAAAATGGGTGAAG GTACTTTCGGGCAAGTTTTGGAGTGTTTAGACAATGAAAAGAAAGAGCCTGTAGCAATTAAAATCGTTCGATCGATAAACAAGTATCGTGAAGCCGCCATGATTGAAATTGATGTTTTACAGAAGCTTGCCAGACATGATGTTGGTGGTTCACG TTGTGTGCAAATACGGAATTGGTTTGACTATCGTAATCATATTTGTATT gtttttgagAAGCTTGGTCCAAGTTTATATGATTTTCTCCGTAAAAACAACTACCGTTCATTTCCCATTGATCTTGTTCGCGAGTTTGGCAGACAACTTTTGGAATCTGTTGCAT TTATGCATGATTTACGCCTTATACATACCGATTTAAAGCCAGAAAATATTCTTTTGGTTTCATCGGAGTATATCAAGGTGCCAGATTATAAG TTTCTCTCAAGATCTGGAAAAGAAGGTTCTTGTTTTAAGAACTTGCCAAAAACAAGTGCTATCAAGCTAATTGATTTTGGGAGTACTACGTTTGAACACCAAGATCACAGCTATGTTGTATCAACGCGACATTACCGAGCCCCAGAGGTTATATTGG GCCTTGGTTGGAATTATCCATGTGATTTGTGGAGTGTCGGTTGTATTCTTGTTGAACTTTGCTCT GGTGAAGCTTTATTCCAAACTCATGAGAACTTGGAACATCTTGCCATGATGGAGAGAGTTTTAGGACCGCTTCCTCAACATATGATCATGAGAGCTGA CCGTCGATCTGAGAAATATTTTAGAAGGGGTGCACGGTTAGATTGGCCTGAAGGTGCAGCCTCAAGAGAAAGTATGAGGGCTGTGTGGAAACTTCCACGCCTGCAG AACTTGGTAATGCAGCATGTGGACCACTCTGCTGGGGCTTTGATTGACCTCTTGCAGGGGCTCTTGCGTTTCGACCCAGCAGAACGGTTCACAGCCAGGGAAGCTTTACGGCACCCGTTCTTCACAGGTGATATTAGACGATACGGGTACCCTTTGTAA
- the LOC110940344 gene encoding uncharacterized protein LOC110940344 — protein MADSSSYIHMVHHLIEECLIFNMSKEECMEALYKHANIMPAITSTVWSELEKENKDFFEVYYNTRRDAQTQSISSSSSS, from the exons ATGGCTGATTCTTCTTCATACATTCACATG GTGCATCATCTAATAGAAGAGTGCTTAATATTCAATATGAGCAAAGAAGAATGCATGGAAGCTTTATATAAGCATGCAAACATCATGCCGGCAATCACCTCGACAG TGTGGAGTGAGCTTGAAAAGGAGAATAAAGACTTCTTTGAGGTGTATTACAACACAAGAAGGGATGCTCAAACACAGTCgatatcatcttcttcttcttcttaa